In the Thermococcus sp. MAR1 genome, one interval contains:
- a CDS encoding metal-dependent transcriptional regulator translates to MVSKREEEYLETMYILHKNKGVIRVKDIAKMMRVKPPSVVDALKKLSDKGLVEYEKYDRILLTEEGREIAEATYSKHLLLTQFFIDILGIPPEIAEHDACQFEHYVSEITVQRIREFAQFIQEQCPYVLKQFIKEKLAENAESK, encoded by the coding sequence TTGGTAAGCAAGAGGGAAGAGGAATATCTCGAGACCATGTATATCCTTCACAAGAACAAGGGCGTAATAAGGGTCAAGGACATCGCCAAGATGATGCGCGTCAAGCCACCGAGCGTGGTGGATGCCCTGAAGAAGCTCTCGGATAAGGGACTGGTGGAGTACGAGAAGTACGACCGGATTCTGCTCACCGAGGAGGGCAGGGAGATAGCCGAGGCAACCTACTCGAAGCACCTGCTCCTCACGCAGTTCTTCATCGACATCCTGGGCATTCCGCCGGAGATAGCCGAGCACGACGCCTGCCAGTTCGAGCACTACGTCAGCGAGATAACCGTGCAGAGGATAAGGGAGTTCGCCCAGTTTATTCAGGAGCAGTGCCCCTATGTCCTCAAACAGTTCATAAAAGAGAAGCTGGCCGAGAACGCCGAATCCAAGTGA
- a CDS encoding MTH1187 family thiamine-binding protein: MVIVEFVIVPLGERSLSRYIAEVVKLLERKGVKYQLTPMATIIEVPTVREAFNIIEEAHELVFKLGASRVSTTVRIDDRRDKRVRMEDKVKSVLEKARGD, from the coding sequence GTGGTGATAGTTGAGTTCGTTATAGTTCCCCTCGGGGAGAGAAGTCTGAGCAGGTACATCGCCGAGGTGGTAAAGCTTTTAGAGAGAAAGGGTGTTAAATATCAATTGACACCGATGGCAACTATAATAGAGGTTCCAACCGTGAGGGAAGCTTTCAATATAATCGAGGAGGCGCACGAGCTGGTATTCAAACTCGGCGCTTCGAGGGTTTCAACGACCGTGAGGATCGATGACAGACGCGACAAGCGCGTTCGCATGGAAGACAAGGTGAAATCAGTCCTCGAAAAGGCGAGGGGTGATTGA
- a CDS encoding RsmB/NOP family class I SAM-dependent RNA methyltransferase yields the protein MELFYRVSFQEVVADALSLVEERELSSKHALERVFKRVAGKDREKARGLAHAYVFEIEKWRKKVDFIINSVLKGSTVEDLDPYLANLLRIGTFEIHFRKVPPAIATDSIIRVVKERFDFSRAKFVNALMHSIEKFDVEKALKRLKERDRIEWLSVRFSHPRWYVEYAIDLLGYDEAVRLLLSNNKAQRYYVRANTLKTDVDSLRDYLEENGVRTALTPVPDVLKVLEYRTPVTRLDWYREGKFVIQDLASAYVAHVLAPEPGERVLDLAAAPGSKTFHAAALMENKGEIIAIDYSYDRLMRMREKMKLLGIKNVKLVHADGQSFRDKEKFDKIILDAPCSSSGTYRQFPEVKWRFNEEKIKRIINVQRNMLRNAYENLRDGGEMTYSTCSIRIDEDEENVLFAIERVGLELMEYPFGWGDRGFLEIGDKVFRAWTHRHDCNSFFIAKLRKEKG from the coding sequence ATGGAGCTGTTTTACCGCGTGAGCTTTCAGGAAGTGGTGGCGGACGCTTTAAGCTTAGTTGAGGAGCGCGAGCTCTCATCGAAGCACGCGCTTGAGAGGGTCTTTAAGCGGGTAGCTGGGAAAGACCGCGAGAAGGCGCGCGGACTGGCTCACGCCTACGTCTTCGAGATAGAGAAGTGGAGAAAAAAGGTAGACTTCATAATAAACTCCGTCCTCAAAGGCTCAACGGTCGAAGACCTCGACCCCTACCTGGCCAACCTCCTGAGGATAGGCACCTTTGAAATCCACTTCCGGAAAGTTCCGCCTGCTATAGCGACCGACTCAATAATCCGGGTAGTTAAGGAGCGCTTTGATTTCTCCCGCGCCAAGTTCGTGAACGCACTGATGCACTCGATAGAGAAGTTTGACGTGGAGAAGGCACTTAAGAGGCTCAAGGAGAGGGACAGGATAGAATGGCTCTCCGTCCGATTCTCCCATCCGAGGTGGTACGTCGAGTACGCTATAGACCTCCTTGGTTACGACGAAGCTGTCCGTTTGCTCCTCAGCAACAACAAAGCTCAGCGCTACTACGTGAGGGCAAACACCCTCAAGACGGACGTTGATTCCCTCCGCGATTACCTTGAGGAGAACGGCGTGAGGACAGCCTTAACTCCCGTTCCGGACGTGCTGAAGGTCCTCGAATACAGAACACCGGTAACGAGGCTCGACTGGTACCGGGAAGGGAAGTTCGTTATCCAGGATTTGGCCTCTGCATATGTCGCACACGTTTTGGCCCCAGAGCCAGGTGAGAGGGTTCTGGATTTGGCGGCCGCACCGGGGAGCAAGACCTTCCATGCCGCCGCTCTAATGGAGAACAAAGGAGAGATAATCGCGATTGACTACTCCTACGACAGGCTCATGCGCATGAGGGAGAAGATGAAGCTCCTCGGAATCAAAAACGTCAAGCTTGTTCACGCCGACGGCCAGAGCTTCAGGGATAAAGAGAAGTTCGACAAAATCATCCTCGATGCGCCGTGTTCAAGCTCGGGAACCTACCGGCAGTTCCCTGAGGTGAAATGGCGCTTCAACGAGGAGAAAATCAAGCGCATAATAAACGTCCAGAGGAACATGCTCCGCAATGCTTACGAGAACCTTCGCGACGGCGGTGAGATGACCTACTCTACGTGTTCGATTAGAATAGACGAGGACGAGGAGAACGTTCTGTTTGCCATTGAGAGAGTCGGGCTTGAGCTGATGGAGTATCCTTTCGGCTGGGGCGACCGGGGCTTCCTTGAAATCGGCGATAAAGTCTTTAGAGCGTGGACGCACAGGCACGACTGCAACAGCTTTTTTATCGCAAAATTGAGAAAAGAAAAGGGCTAA
- a CDS encoding deoxyribonuclease IV, producing MFKVDRLRFGTAGIPISTPKRSTIDGIIHVRNLGLDAMELEFVRGVNLKPELAKKIKYVAKKHDVLLTAHAPYYINLNATEKAKIEASKRRIIQSAERLHEAGGWSVVFHAGYYLKQDPAKVYEKIKGEIKDIVKNLQDRGIEVWIRPELTGKPTQFGDLMELVKLSEEIEMVLPTIDFAHAHARNKGKCNSVEEWREMLSLMEDRLGRDALDNMHIHISGINYTAKGERNHLNLGESDMNWEDLLRVLKEFRVKGVVISESPNIEGDAILMKKKYEEIPI from the coding sequence ATGTTTAAAGTTGACAGGCTTCGATTCGGCACCGCAGGAATACCCATCTCAACCCCAAAACGTTCAACTATAGACGGAATAATCCACGTGAGAAACCTCGGGCTCGATGCGATGGAGCTTGAGTTCGTCAGGGGGGTCAATCTAAAACCGGAGCTGGCCAAGAAAATAAAGTACGTGGCGAAGAAGCACGACGTTCTCCTGACGGCCCACGCACCTTACTACATCAACCTCAACGCGACCGAGAAGGCCAAGATCGAGGCCAGCAAGAGGAGAATAATCCAGAGCGCCGAGCGGCTCCATGAAGCGGGCGGCTGGAGTGTTGTTTTCCACGCCGGTTACTACCTCAAGCAGGACCCTGCGAAGGTCTACGAAAAAATCAAAGGCGAGATAAAGGACATCGTAAAGAACCTTCAGGACAGAGGCATAGAGGTGTGGATAAGGCCCGAGCTGACCGGCAAGCCAACCCAGTTCGGAGACCTGATGGAGCTGGTGAAGCTGAGCGAAGAGATAGAGATGGTCCTGCCGACGATAGACTTCGCCCACGCCCATGCCAGGAACAAAGGCAAATGCAACAGCGTTGAAGAATGGCGTGAGATGCTCTCCTTGATGGAGGACCGCCTTGGAAGAGATGCCTTAGACAACATGCACATCCACATAAGCGGCATAAACTATACAGCAAAGGGGGAGAGGAACCACTTGAACCTTGGGGAAAGCGACATGAACTGGGAGGATTTGCTCAGGGTCCTCAAGGAGTTCCGCGTTAAGGGCGTCGTCATAAGCGAAAGCCCGAACATCGAAGGCGATGCAATCCTGATGAAGAAGAAATACGAGGAGATACCGATTTAA
- a CDS encoding P1 family peptidase, which produces MKAPELGIRIGRYEHGRRNSIADLGVKVGNSTIIEGDDIRTGVTVLVPPVGNPFRERLFAGVYTFNGFSKPIGFIQVEELGYLETPIALTSTLNGYRVADALISLWAKENPEGISVNPLVMECNDGYLNDNKKRAVKEEHVFEAFKNASLDFEEGSVGAGTGMSAFEFKGGIGSSSRIVEVGGEEYTVASLVLSNFGKREDLIIAGAPVGLELKDYPGRGLSMRGSISIVIATDAPLTSRQLARLAKRAVLGLARTGSYGHNGSGDIVLAFSTAQTVPGGKEVQSIGFLPDDALNRLFIAVADSTEEAIINSLLQARTMEGRNGRIRYALPVDRLVEIMERYGRIERA; this is translated from the coding sequence ATGAAGGCTCCCGAGCTGGGGATAAGGATAGGTCGCTACGAGCACGGAAGGAGAAATTCAATAGCCGACCTGGGGGTTAAGGTTGGCAACTCAACGATAATCGAGGGAGACGATATTAGAACTGGAGTTACAGTCCTCGTCCCGCCGGTGGGGAACCCCTTCAGGGAGAGGCTCTTCGCGGGGGTTTACACCTTCAACGGCTTTTCCAAACCGATCGGGTTTATCCAGGTGGAAGAGCTCGGCTATCTCGAAACTCCAATAGCTTTAACCAGCACGCTCAACGGCTACCGCGTTGCGGACGCGCTGATAAGCCTCTGGGCCAAAGAGAACCCCGAAGGGATATCTGTCAATCCCCTCGTGATGGAGTGCAACGATGGCTACCTGAACGATAATAAAAAGCGTGCCGTTAAGGAGGAACACGTCTTTGAGGCCTTCAAAAACGCTTCACTCGACTTCGAGGAAGGTTCGGTTGGAGCTGGCACCGGTATGAGCGCCTTTGAGTTCAAGGGCGGTATAGGGTCATCCTCTAGGATTGTTGAGGTTGGTGGCGAGGAGTACACCGTTGCGTCACTCGTCCTCAGCAACTTTGGCAAGAGGGAAGATTTAATCATAGCGGGCGCTCCCGTCGGCCTTGAGCTGAAAGACTATCCCGGAAGGGGGCTCTCCATGAGGGGGAGCATATCGATTGTAATCGCCACAGACGCGCCCTTAACCTCTCGCCAGCTGGCCAGACTGGCAAAGAGGGCAGTTCTGGGGCTTGCCAGGACAGGCTCCTACGGTCACAACGGGAGCGGGGACATAGTCCTGGCCTTCTCGACGGCCCAGACCGTCCCGGGCGGTAAGGAAGTCCAGTCAATAGGCTTCTTGCCCGACGACGCGCTCAACAGGCTCTTTATAGCAGTGGCGGATTCCACGGAGGAGGCGATAATAAATTCCCTCCTGCAGGCCAGGACGATGGAGGGCAGAAACGGCAGGATCCGCTACGCCCTTCCGGTTGATAGGCTTGTGGAGATCATGGAAAGATACGGGAGGATTGAGAGGGCTTAA
- a CDS encoding iron ABC transporter permease: protein MGSRLSKLFLLIPLVFLVVFFYVPLASILKTGLWENGLTLRHISAVLANDYHRRVIAFTIGQAIASTLLTLALGLPGAYIFARYDFPGKGTIKAILTVPFVMPSVMVALGYILLFGKSGFITGLIGRDLGILYSWKGILLAHAFYNFPIVIRMVSSLWQRVNPHYEEAAMALGAKGWTLFRKVTLPMISPAIFASAMLTFVFCFLSFSIPLIIGGYRYATIEVDIFTSIMVLLDFKTGSALAIIQIILSMGFMYLYLRALDAYAKREEQRVFRKPRPFTRRDWLSLKGLFVGVYSIIIFLFIVSPLLAVLYDSLRFNDAWSLEWYRRIFSTEYNPMFGATTLDAVRNSLTFGLATIFLSVLVALPIAYALHRWDFKAKRLFDVLVMLPLASSAITLGLGYIRVFHSTRLYFTAWIIIAAHTVIAYPFVLRAVSTSLKKIRPNLWEAALSLGAKEWKAFLRVELPLALGGVIVGAIFAFAMSIAELGATYMLAKPEYTTMTVAIYKFLGARQFGSASALSVLLMAVSTLSFLIIERVGEEVW, encoded by the coding sequence ATGGGGTCAAGGCTCTCGAAGCTCTTCCTGCTCATCCCGCTGGTCTTCCTCGTGGTCTTCTTCTACGTCCCGTTAGCCAGTATTCTAAAAACCGGCCTCTGGGAGAACGGCCTCACCCTTAGGCACATCTCCGCCGTTCTGGCCAACGACTACCACAGGAGGGTCATAGCCTTCACGATAGGGCAGGCGATAGCCTCAACCCTCCTTACCCTTGCACTCGGCCTTCCCGGGGCGTACATATTCGCCCGCTATGATTTTCCGGGAAAGGGCACCATAAAGGCGATTCTAACCGTCCCGTTCGTCATGCCCAGCGTGATGGTGGCCCTTGGCTACATACTCCTATTCGGAAAAAGCGGCTTCATAACCGGGCTCATAGGCCGAGACCTTGGAATCCTCTACTCCTGGAAGGGAATCCTCCTCGCCCACGCCTTCTACAACTTCCCTATAGTTATCCGCATGGTCTCGTCGCTTTGGCAGCGCGTTAATCCTCACTACGAGGAGGCGGCGATGGCACTCGGGGCCAAAGGCTGGACGCTCTTCAGAAAGGTTACCCTCCCGATGATTTCCCCGGCGATTTTTGCCTCCGCGATGCTGACTTTTGTCTTCTGCTTCCTGAGCTTCTCGATTCCCCTCATTATCGGCGGCTACCGCTATGCCACCATAGAGGTGGACATCTTCACCTCGATAATGGTGCTCCTGGACTTCAAGACCGGCTCGGCACTGGCAATAATCCAGATAATCCTGAGCATGGGCTTCATGTACCTCTATCTTAGGGCGCTTGATGCATACGCCAAGCGCGAGGAGCAGCGCGTATTTAGAAAGCCCCGCCCCTTCACGAGGCGTGACTGGCTGAGCCTCAAGGGACTGTTCGTTGGGGTCTATTCCATAATCATCTTCCTCTTCATAGTTTCCCCGCTCTTAGCTGTCCTCTACGACTCCCTGCGCTTCAATGATGCCTGGAGCCTCGAATGGTACCGGAGGATATTCTCGACCGAGTACAACCCGATGTTCGGGGCGACAACGCTCGACGCGGTAAGGAACTCCCTGACCTTCGGCCTGGCGACGATATTTCTGTCTGTTCTCGTTGCTCTGCCAATAGCCTACGCCCTCCACCGCTGGGACTTTAAGGCCAAAAGGCTCTTTGACGTCCTGGTTATGCTCCCGCTGGCGAGTTCAGCCATAACCCTCGGTCTGGGATACATAAGGGTCTTCCACAGCACGAGGCTCTACTTCACCGCCTGGATAATCATCGCCGCCCACACCGTCATAGCCTATCCCTTCGTCTTAAGGGCGGTTTCCACCTCCTTAAAGAAGATACGACCGAACCTCTGGGAGGCGGCGCTGAGCCTGGGAGCCAAAGAGTGGAAGGCCTTCCTGAGGGTGGAGCTTCCGCTGGCTTTGGGTGGGGTCATCGTCGGCGCGATATTCGCCTTCGCCATGAGCATAGCCGAGCTGGGAGCGACCTACATGCTGGCCAAACCAGAGTACACCACCATGACCGTGGCCATATACAAGTTCCTCGGGGCGAGGCAGTTCGGCTCTGCTTCTGCCCTATCAGTTCTCCTTATGGCGGTTTCAACGCTCAGTTTCCTGATAATCGAGAGGGTAGGTGAGGAAGTATGGTGA
- a CDS encoding ABC transporter ATP-binding protein has translation MVRVELRGVLKEWEDFRLEISELEVKDGEFLTLLGPSGCGKTTTLRMIAGFEKPDKGEILFDGRPVNDLPPYERGIGIVFQDYALFPHMTVFKNIAFGLEMKKLPKAEIERKVRWALELVGLSGLENRYPEQLSGGQQQRVALARALVVEPDVLLLDEPLSNLDAKIRERLRGEIKRIQRELGITTIYVTHDQEEAMAVSDRIAVMNFGRVEQVGKPLELYYRPKTEFVARFLGLSNILELKAENGRACLNNLCFDVGREGKVRIFFRPESAYVKPGDTAEIIDYELLPGRIRLKLEIEGSVILAERFLDELPFIVEEIPARVDVEVRNFSVLEAE, from the coding sequence ATGGTGAGGGTAGAGCTGCGAGGAGTCCTCAAGGAGTGGGAGGATTTCCGGCTTGAGATAAGCGAGTTGGAAGTTAAGGACGGCGAGTTTCTCACGCTCCTCGGGCCTAGCGGCTGCGGAAAGACCACGACGCTCAGAATGATAGCGGGCTTTGAAAAGCCGGATAAGGGAGAGATATTATTCGATGGAAGGCCAGTGAACGATCTGCCCCCCTACGAGCGCGGGATAGGCATAGTCTTCCAGGACTACGCGCTGTTTCCACACATGACGGTCTTCAAAAACATCGCCTTCGGGCTGGAGATGAAAAAGCTCCCGAAGGCCGAAATCGAAAGGAAGGTGAGATGGGCGCTTGAGCTGGTCGGCCTTTCTGGATTAGAAAACCGCTATCCGGAGCAGTTGAGCGGTGGACAACAGCAGCGCGTAGCTCTCGCGAGGGCTTTGGTGGTTGAGCCCGATGTGCTACTCCTGGACGAGCCCCTCAGCAACCTCGACGCCAAGATAAGGGAGCGTTTGAGGGGAGAGATAAAGAGAATCCAGCGCGAGCTCGGCATAACGACGATATACGTCACCCACGACCAGGAGGAGGCGATGGCGGTAAGCGACAGGATTGCCGTTATGAACTTTGGAAGAGTTGAGCAGGTAGGGAAACCGCTGGAGCTCTACTACCGTCCAAAGACCGAGTTCGTGGCGCGCTTTCTGGGCTTAAGCAACATACTGGAGCTTAAAGCGGAAAACGGGAGGGCCTGTCTCAATAACTTGTGCTTTGACGTCGGAAGAGAGGGGAAGGTGAGAATCTTCTTCAGGCCGGAGAGTGCCTACGTAAAACCCGGCGATACCGCCGAAATCATCGACTACGAACTCCTGCCGGGGAGGATAAGGCTCAAGCTTGAAATCGAAGGCAGTGTTATCCTCGCGGAGCGCTTCCTCGACGAGCTGCCCTTCATCGTGGAGGAGATACCAGCGAGGGTAGATGTCGAGGTGAGGAACTTCTCGGTGCTCGAAGCGGAGTGA
- a CDS encoding NCS2 family permease produces MGWFENYFEFDRHGTDMKTEVLAGMTTFMTMAYILFVNPAILSDAMGKEAFNSLVAVTALAAGFATILMGLYAKKPFALAPGMGLNAYFAYSVVLGMGYDWRVALAAVFVEGLIFIALSVTKVRSAIIHAIPISQKYAIGAGIGLFLTFIGLNDVGLLTAVVNDAGVLQFTGLNASALTSGEILLFFFGLFLTMVLIALRVKGSLLISILATSIIGWVTGLAPWPEHLFSTPDISYTFMQMDLQGLLNVGAIGVVFAFFMVDFFDTLGTVTGLSAKAGFLTREGKVPDAEKVLLTDAIGTTVGAVLGTSTVTTYIESAAGIEEGGRTGMTALVTGLLFLGIGLFIAPLAQAIPAFATAPALVIVGYYMLSAIKEVNFTDHTEAIPAFLVLITIPYTYSIADGIGIGFISYTILKLFSGRKEEIHPLMYVLSLIFVAYFAYLGGVF; encoded by the coding sequence ATGGGATGGTTTGAGAACTACTTCGAGTTTGATAGGCACGGCACGGATATGAAAACCGAAGTGCTCGCCGGAATGACTACCTTCATGACCATGGCCTACATCCTCTTCGTGAACCCAGCTATACTCAGCGATGCCATGGGTAAGGAGGCATTCAATTCACTCGTCGCCGTCACAGCTCTGGCCGCTGGCTTCGCGACCATTCTGATGGGCCTCTACGCCAAGAAGCCCTTCGCCCTCGCCCCGGGAATGGGGTTAAACGCTTACTTCGCCTACAGCGTTGTTCTGGGAATGGGCTACGACTGGCGCGTTGCCCTCGCCGCGGTCTTCGTTGAGGGTTTAATCTTCATCGCCCTCAGCGTCACCAAGGTGAGGAGCGCAATAATCCATGCGATACCCATAAGTCAGAAGTATGCGATAGGAGCCGGCATAGGTCTCTTCCTGACCTTCATAGGTCTGAACGACGTGGGTCTCCTCACGGCGGTCGTGAATGACGCGGGAGTACTTCAGTTCACGGGACTCAACGCCTCTGCACTGACCAGCGGTGAAATACTGCTCTTCTTCTTCGGCCTGTTCCTGACGATGGTTCTTATAGCCCTCCGCGTTAAGGGCTCACTGCTCATCTCAATCCTCGCCACGAGCATTATCGGCTGGGTCACCGGCCTGGCCCCCTGGCCCGAGCACCTGTTCTCAACGCCGGACATCAGCTACACCTTCATGCAGATGGACCTCCAGGGCCTTCTCAACGTCGGTGCGATAGGAGTAGTGTTCGCCTTCTTCATGGTGGACTTCTTTGACACGCTGGGAACTGTTACGGGCCTGAGCGCCAAGGCAGGTTTTCTGACTAGAGAGGGCAAGGTTCCCGACGCCGAAAAGGTTCTCCTCACAGATGCTATAGGCACCACCGTGGGAGCAGTCCTCGGAACCTCAACCGTCACGACCTACATCGAGAGCGCGGCCGGAATAGAGGAGGGCGGGAGGACTGGGATGACGGCGCTCGTCACCGGCCTGCTCTTCCTTGGCATAGGCCTCTTCATAGCACCGCTGGCTCAGGCCATACCGGCCTTCGCAACGGCTCCGGCACTCGTCATAGTGGGTTACTACATGCTGAGCGCCATCAAGGAAGTGAACTTCACGGACCACACCGAGGCGATTCCAGCCTTCCTCGTGCTCATAACCATACCCTACACCTACTCGATAGCCGATGGAATAGGCATAGGCTTCATCAGCTACACGATACTCAAGCTCTTCAGTGGCAGAAAAGAGGAGATACACCCGTTGATGTACGTCCTGTCTCTGATATTCGTGGCGTACTTCGCCTACCTCGGCGGGGTCTTTTGA
- a CDS encoding DUF373 family protein codes for MIEIKALILAIDRDDDFGQKAGVEGPVIGREACIDAALKLSLADPEDSDANVVYAAVKLYESLRESGDFDDVEVALITGHPKVGVKSDLELAKQLELVLERFPADGVITVTDGAEDEQIFPIITSKVPIISSHRVVVKQSEGIETTYYIIYRYLREILSDPEVAKVVLGIPGMILLLYGIARLIGVWYPESVKIISATITGTILLFIGGYFFTKGFRFNFRETIAKQFIFVISVIAGALIIGGGAINAYFRLEEYAKEIIGGWPGTPLLATLIYINAMAAPLIIGISVMIMGKTIQAYLKRDYHIWYHISALLLMPALWITIDLTTRYAMAILTISDIDVFAKFLLALADVAIAVLVGIYMRGKVRGWERVETGTSA; via the coding sequence GTGATTGAGATCAAAGCACTGATTCTCGCTATAGACCGCGATGATGATTTTGGACAGAAAGCCGGCGTTGAGGGGCCGGTCATCGGGCGAGAGGCCTGCATAGATGCAGCTTTAAAGCTCAGTCTGGCCGACCCAGAGGACAGCGACGCCAACGTTGTCTATGCCGCCGTTAAGCTGTACGAGAGCCTGCGGGAGAGCGGGGACTTCGATGACGTTGAAGTTGCACTGATAACCGGACACCCCAAAGTGGGGGTTAAGAGCGACCTGGAACTGGCCAAACAGCTGGAGCTGGTTCTTGAGAGGTTTCCGGCAGATGGCGTCATCACAGTAACAGACGGCGCCGAAGACGAGCAGATATTCCCGATAATAACCTCAAAGGTGCCGATAATAAGCTCCCACCGCGTCGTGGTCAAACAGAGCGAAGGCATAGAAACGACCTACTACATCATCTACCGCTACCTGAGGGAAATACTCAGCGACCCGGAGGTTGCGAAGGTAGTCCTCGGAATCCCAGGAATGATACTCCTGCTCTACGGGATAGCGCGCCTCATCGGCGTCTGGTATCCCGAGAGCGTAAAGATAATCTCCGCCACGATAACAGGTACGATACTCCTCTTCATCGGCGGCTACTTCTTCACCAAGGGCTTCCGGTTCAACTTCAGAGAGACCATAGCAAAGCAGTTCATCTTTGTCATATCCGTCATCGCGGGCGCTCTCATAATCGGCGGCGGTGCCATAAACGCCTACTTCAGACTGGAGGAGTACGCAAAGGAGATAATAGGCGGCTGGCCGGGAACGCCACTTCTGGCAACGCTCATCTACATAAACGCCATGGCGGCTCCGCTGATAATTGGAATCTCCGTGATGATAATGGGAAAGACCATCCAGGCCTATCTAAAGAGAGATTATCATATCTGGTACCATATCTCAGCACTCCTACTGATGCCCGCACTCTGGATAACCATCGACCTGACGACCAGGTACGCGATGGCAATACTCACGATATCCGACATCGATGTTTTCGCGAAGTTCCTGCTTGCCCTCGCGGATGTCGCCATTGCGGTTCTCGTTGGAATATACATGAGGGGAAAAGTTAGGGGATGGGAGAGAGTTGAGACTGGAACGAGCGCTTGA
- a CDS encoding TIGR00296 family protein, whose translation MYRIKDEWGEFLVRLARRAIEEYVRNGRTIKPPEDTPPELWEKMGVFVTINKRHSPPQMALRGCIGFPLPIYPLVEATIKAAIYAAVDDPRFPPVRESELNDLVIEVSVLTPPEPIEGPPEERPKKIKVGRDGLIVEKGIYSGLLLPQVPIEWGWDEEEFLAQTCWKAGLPPDCWLDEDTKVYRFTAEIFEEEKPWGRVRRKPL comes from the coding sequence ATGTACAGGATCAAGGACGAATGGGGGGAGTTCCTCGTCAGGCTCGCAAGGAGAGCTATAGAGGAGTACGTTAGAAACGGCAGAACGATAAAACCGCCAGAGGATACGCCCCCGGAGCTGTGGGAGAAGATGGGCGTCTTCGTGACCATCAACAAGCGCCATTCACCGCCCCAGATGGCACTAAGGGGATGCATAGGCTTCCCTTTGCCGATATATCCCCTGGTTGAGGCTACTATAAAGGCCGCCATATACGCTGCTGTCGACGACCCGCGCTTCCCGCCAGTGAGGGAGAGCGAGCTGAATGACCTGGTTATTGAGGTGAGCGTCCTGACGCCACCTGAGCCAATTGAGGGACCGCCGGAAGAAAGGCCGAAGAAGATTAAGGTCGGTAGGGACGGTCTGATAGTCGAGAAGGGAATTTACTCTGGTTTACTACTCCCACAGGTTCCGATAGAGTGGGGCTGGGACGAGGAGGAGTTTTTAGCCCAGACCTGCTGGAAGGCCGGCCTTCCACCCGACTGCTGGCTCGACGAGGACACGAAGGTCTACCGCTTCACGGCCGAGATATTTGAAGAGGAAAAACCCTGGGGGCGGGTTAGGAGGAAGCCTCTTTAG